In Anaerobacillus isosaccharinicus, one genomic interval encodes:
- a CDS encoding ExeA family protein has product MIHTHFQWNYTPFQKDIKTEHLFMSSRFQEVQARLMFMIQQRSFGLITGDVGAGKSTAIRALKDRLASDKHVFLYVSDSSLKPRDFYREMLLQVNIEPEFLANDLKRQFKKALLDIYENQKKTPVVVIDEAHLLSPSMLQEIRFLTNFNVDSLSPLALILVGQPELRDKLRLRSLEAISQRINTRFHLDGLTYEELANYITHQLKMTGEEKQIFTEAALKKIYKETRGTLRLTNRLCTECLLDAVSRKQELVDEDSVQRVLDDYDY; this is encoded by the coding sequence ATGATTCATACACATTTTCAATGGAACTATACTCCTTTTCAAAAAGATATTAAGACAGAGCACCTTTTTATGTCATCCAGATTTCAAGAGGTTCAAGCTCGCCTCATGTTCATGATCCAGCAACGTTCATTTGGTCTTATTACAGGTGATGTTGGTGCTGGAAAATCAACAGCTATTCGTGCGTTAAAAGATCGCCTAGCATCGGATAAACACGTATTTTTATATGTATCAGATTCGTCATTAAAGCCTAGGGACTTCTATCGCGAAATGCTTTTACAAGTCAATATTGAGCCGGAATTTTTGGCCAACGATTTGAAGAGACAATTTAAAAAAGCACTACTAGATATCTATGAAAACCAAAAGAAAACGCCTGTCGTTGTCATTGACGAGGCGCACCTACTATCACCATCGATGTTGCAGGAAATACGCTTCCTCACTAACTTCAACGTTGATTCGTTGTCTCCACTAGCGCTTATTCTAGTGGGACAACCTGAATTAAGAGATAAACTACGATTACGTAGTTTAGAAGCCATTTCTCAAAGGATCAACACAAGGTTTCATCTTGACGGGCTAACCTATGAGGAACTAGCTAATTACATTACCCACCAATTAAAAATGACAGGTGAAGAAAAACAAATTTTCACTGAAGCAGCGCTAAAGAAAATATATAAGGAAACACGAGGAACATTGCGACTCACCAATCGCCTATGTACTGAGTGTTTGTTAGACGCTGTTTCTAGAAAACAAGAGTTAGTCGACGAAGACTCCGTTCAGCGAGTTCTAGATGACTATGATTATTAG
- a CDS encoding sensor histidine kinase, protein MVLSVVKHYKNKSLIKHTLIFSLIYKLVTFVGDVYRSGNVAVKTVLIVIGYPILVALTFFMFPVTIGLAAWFAYKKIKSFNAIQEGVETIKDGNLHYRIEVDGKGQFGRLTSNINSITDGLKKAVDSELKSERLKTELITNVSHDIRTPLTSIITYVDLLKNEKDSLKVEKYIEVLDQKSKRLKILTDDLFEAAKASSGNIPVDFEKIDIVSLITQGLGEVNDKIEAMALDFRMNYPKDKVYVIADGKLLWRSIENLLSNIFNYALEGSRVYIDIEDLGNEILITFKNMSAAELNISTDELMERFKRGDESRTSQGSGLGLSIAKNLVEIQKGRFNIQIDGDLFKAIIYLPKLHSID, encoded by the coding sequence TTGGTACTGTCAGTCGTTAAGCACTATAAAAATAAATCTCTTATTAAGCATACATTGATCTTTAGCCTTATCTATAAGTTAGTTACTTTTGTAGGAGATGTATATAGAAGCGGAAACGTTGCTGTAAAAACAGTGCTAATCGTTATCGGCTATCCAATTTTGGTTGCTTTAACATTTTTCATGTTCCCGGTAACGATTGGCTTAGCAGCCTGGTTTGCCTATAAAAAGATCAAGTCCTTTAATGCAATTCAGGAAGGGGTAGAGACAATAAAGGATGGAAATCTTCATTATCGGATTGAAGTGGATGGAAAAGGACAGTTTGGAAGACTAACTTCGAATATTAATAGCATCACTGATGGATTGAAAAAAGCAGTTGATAGTGAACTTAAAAGTGAAAGGTTAAAAACCGAGCTTATCACCAATGTATCACATGATATAAGAACACCTCTAACTTCCATTATTACCTATGTGGATCTATTGAAAAATGAGAAAGACTCATTAAAGGTAGAAAAGTATATTGAAGTACTGGATCAAAAATCAAAAAGGTTGAAAATTTTAACAGATGATTTATTTGAAGCAGCTAAGGCTTCTAGCGGAAATATTCCAGTTGATTTTGAGAAAATTGATATCGTGTCCTTAATTACTCAGGGGCTAGGGGAAGTAAATGACAAGATTGAAGCCATGGCATTAGATTTTAGGATGAATTATCCTAAGGACAAGGTCTATGTTATAGCGGATGGGAAATTATTATGGAGATCCATAGAGAACTTATTATCTAATATATTTAATTATGCTCTCGAAGGGTCAAGAGTATATATAGATATTGAGGATTTAGGTAACGAAATACTTATTACCTTCAAAAATATGTCAGCTGCTGAGTTGAATATCTCTACAGACGAATTAATGGAGCGTTTTAAAAGAGGCGATGAATCCAGAACGAGCCAAGGCAGTGGGTTAGGATTATCGATTGCAAAGAACTTGGTTGAAATACAAAAGGGGAGATTTAATATTCAGATTGACGGAGATTTATTTAAAGCAATTATTTATCTGCCAAAACTACATTCAATTGATTGA
- a CDS encoding AAA-like domain-containing protein, whose product MRKIGKTSVLYALMRTIDSKDGKYIFIDCQNPSIHGLRWYELLKTLIEKLIEKYEINLGASEYIFDEKTAATNFEKVMLKIFAELNHKRILLIFDEIEMISIDTSSSEHWKSDLDFVYFWQTIRAFYQVHQNEICFIVAGVNPHCVELASIKGIDNPIFSMINPVYLDLFGVDDVKNMVNSIGKYMGLDFDEQIYSKLVDDYGGHPFLIRHICSLINKSVSLDRPVKVSKYDYLREKINYDIAISKYIEQIIQVLKISYPDEYSLLETLAVQGNEAFQKKLGFKNLSTIHHLTGYGVLKKHRETYFITIEALTKYLKTNSDLLIDESMESKRTAISKRRNTVEIELRKIIYTVFITKYGKAEAREKILKAKKTEDRKKFEGIQTKELMEEVYYFPELKVLIDKNWDDFSRVFEDKAKFNLNMDIINAYRVDAHAKKIEDDDYLMINIALKWIEGCIL is encoded by the coding sequence TTGAGGAAAATTGGTAAAACGTCTGTACTTTATGCGTTGATGAGAACAATTGACTCAAAAGATGGTAAGTATATATTTATCGACTGTCAAAATCCATCTATACATGGTTTAAGATGGTATGAATTATTAAAAACTCTTATAGAAAAACTTATAGAGAAATATGAAATTAATTTAGGTGCTTCAGAGTATATATTTGATGAAAAAACTGCAGCTACAAATTTTGAAAAAGTAATGTTAAAAATTTTTGCAGAACTAAATCACAAAAGAATACTTTTGATATTTGACGAAATCGAAATGATTTCTATAGATACTTCAAGTTCAGAACACTGGAAATCGGATTTAGATTTTGTTTATTTTTGGCAAACAATTAGGGCTTTTTACCAGGTACACCAAAATGAAATATGTTTTATAGTTGCAGGGGTTAATCCACATTGTGTTGAATTAGCATCTATTAAAGGAATAGACAATCCTATATTTTCTATGATTAATCCTGTTTACTTAGATTTATTCGGTGTGGACGATGTTAAGAATATGGTAAATAGTATAGGCAAGTATATGGGCTTGGACTTTGATGAACAAATATATTCGAAACTTGTAGATGATTATGGAGGACATCCATTTTTAATTAGGCATATATGTAGCCTGATAAATAAATCAGTGTCTTTAGACAGACCCGTAAAAGTTAGCAAGTATGACTATTTGAGAGAAAAAATAAATTATGATATTGCAATTTCAAAATATATTGAACAAATTATACAAGTACTAAAAATTTCATATCCTGACGAATATAGTTTGTTGGAAACTTTAGCGGTTCAAGGTAATGAGGCATTTCAAAAAAAATTAGGTTTTAAAAATCTATCTACTATCCATCATTTAACTGGATATGGCGTATTAAAAAAACATAGAGAAACATATTTTATTACAATTGAGGCATTAACGAAGTATTTAAAAACTAATAGTGATTTATTAATTGACGAATCCATGGAATCTAAGCGAACAGCGATTAGCAAAAGACGAAATACTGTTGAAATTGAATTAAGAAAAATAATATATACAGTGTTTATCACAAAATATGGTAAGGCAGAGGCTAGAGAGAAAATTTTAAAAGCGAAAAAAACAGAAGACCGAAAAAAATTCGAAGGTATACAAACAAAAGAATTGATGGAGGAAGTATATTATTTTCCTGAATTAAAAGTTTTAATAGATAAAAATTGGGATGATTTTTCAAGAGTTTTTGAAGATAAAGCAAAATTCAATTTGAATATGGATATTATTAATGCTTATAGAGTAGATGCCCATGCAAAAAAAATTGAAGATGACGACTATTTAATGATTAACATTGCTTTAAAATGGATTGAAGGATGCATACTTTAA
- a CDS encoding tyrosine-type recombinase/integrase: protein MMEKAYVSKLASFMESFVAFKHSLGWKYKTSEYYLHEFDRYCAKRESEEVLLNEIVKGWVILRDNECPNTQRVRVAPIREFGKYLQHSGYSDAYVVTNKICRKQIRTIPHFFTDEEIIRFFDACDTLGPRKENPVRHLVLPMYFRLLYCCGLRTSEARLLLRKNVNLHTGYIDVIHSKGPKDRRLFLPEDLKQLYLKYDAVIDNIFPDRTYFFPVKSHSCYQSTSIGSNFNKIWKAAGLGHESGSKARAYDFRHHFAFDKLNQWLKEESDVNSMLPYLVRYMGHACLESTYYYLHLVPEFFSTFSEKTKILEGLLPEVDYDEE, encoded by the coding sequence ATGATGGAGAAGGCATATGTTAGTAAACTAGCTTCTTTCATGGAGTCTTTTGTAGCGTTTAAACACTCACTAGGCTGGAAGTATAAAACAAGCGAATACTATCTCCACGAGTTTGATCGCTATTGTGCAAAACGCGAATCCGAAGAGGTTTTATTGAACGAGATTGTTAAAGGTTGGGTTATCTTACGGGATAACGAATGCCCAAACACCCAACGAGTACGTGTGGCACCTATTCGTGAGTTTGGCAAATACCTGCAACATTCTGGATACTCAGATGCATATGTTGTCACCAACAAAATCTGTCGAAAGCAAATCCGAACGATACCACATTTTTTCACAGATGAAGAAATTATCCGATTTTTCGATGCTTGCGACACACTAGGCCCTCGCAAGGAAAATCCTGTCCGCCATCTTGTCCTACCCATGTACTTTAGATTGCTTTATTGTTGTGGATTGAGAACAAGTGAAGCGCGGTTGCTTCTGCGAAAAAACGTTAACCTTCATACTGGCTATATCGATGTAATCCATTCAAAAGGCCCTAAAGACCGAAGGTTGTTTCTTCCGGAAGACCTTAAACAACTATATTTGAAATACGATGCTGTCATAGATAATATATTTCCAGATCGAACGTATTTCTTTCCGGTAAAATCCCATAGTTGTTACCAGAGTACGTCTATTGGATCGAATTTCAATAAGATATGGAAGGCGGCTGGTTTGGGGCATGAGTCAGGCTCGAAGGCAAGAGCATATGATTTTCGCCATCATTTTGCCTTCGACAAACTCAATCAATGGCTTAAGGAAGAATCCGATGTGAATTCCATGCTTCCATATTTGGTGCGTTACATGGGACATGCCTGTTTGGAAAGCACCTACTACTATCTTCATCTTGTGCCTGAGTTTTTTTCTACTTTCTCCGAAAAAACTAAAATACTTGAAGGGTTGCTTCCGGAGGTGGATTATGATGAAGAGTAG
- a CDS encoding response regulator, whose product MKKSPVKLFVINEDLEFRSFLTKHLNTITLSFYNSQEDLLKQLYIVRPDCILLNIDRLSLESETSFQNVFNWCQENFIPTITVVNRFEQNDRTKYLAFSDSVFYHPLRVEELLASIHMHTQKRAFFLAHSLVDSLTTAYNSQYLRDEMQRQLNEMKRSHESLTLVYLEAEVKDGDTLREIGIIKSFVSFIKNSIRPTDFLGQYGPSNGFVLLLPKTVKDDARKLLNRLTKIISEKDGIVVDKYFSFSAKIVEVTDHKVLPEECLSVLSFTNKEESGQIVEGSLIEGGTSLKRLNIAIIDDDRLIRELLKHQLEDVAEEEYILEIKTFADGEEFFNDPWHRQNERFLLIIDRIMPKMDGLEILRKIRAEYDRKRYLCFMLTSRGSEADIALAIQKGANDYMTKPFSLKELQVRIKRLLRGIR is encoded by the coding sequence ATGAAAAAAAGTCCTGTAAAGCTTTTTGTAATTAATGAAGATTTGGAGTTTCGCTCTTTTTTAACAAAACATTTAAACACCATTACGCTTAGCTTTTACAATAGTCAAGAAGACTTACTAAAACAATTATATATAGTAAGACCTGACTGTATCCTCTTGAACATTGACCGATTATCTTTAGAAAGTGAAACCAGTTTTCAAAATGTTTTTAATTGGTGTCAAGAAAACTTTATCCCAACTATTACTGTGGTGAACCGGTTTGAACAAAATGATCGAACAAAATATTTAGCCTTTTCTGACAGTGTTTTTTATCACCCTTTAAGAGTGGAGGAATTGCTAGCTAGTATTCACATGCACACACAAAAGCGTGCATTTTTTTTAGCTCACTCTTTAGTTGATTCGTTAACAACTGCTTATAATAGTCAATATTTAAGAGATGAAATGCAGCGTCAACTTAACGAAATGAAACGTTCACATGAGTCATTAACATTAGTTTACCTCGAGGCGGAAGTAAAGGACGGCGACACTCTGAGGGAAATTGGGATAATAAAAAGTTTTGTATCTTTTATTAAAAATAGTATTCGACCTACAGATTTTCTTGGTCAGTATGGGCCTTCAAATGGCTTTGTTTTACTATTACCTAAAACAGTAAAAGACGATGCAAGAAAGTTACTTAATCGTTTAACAAAAATAATATCAGAAAAGGATGGAATTGTAGTTGATAAATATTTTTCTTTTTCAGCTAAGATTGTTGAGGTTACTGACCATAAAGTTCTACCAGAAGAATGTTTGTCTGTGCTCTCTTTTACCAATAAGGAAGAAAGTGGACAAATTGTTGAAGGGAGCTTAATTGAAGGTGGTACTAGTTTAAAACGATTAAATATTGCGATTATAGATGACGATCGTTTAATTCGTGAATTGTTAAAACATCAACTCGAGGATGTTGCGGAAGAGGAATATATATTAGAAATTAAAACTTTTGCTGATGGAGAGGAGTTTTTTAATGATCCTTGGCACCGACAAAATGAGCGATTTTTACTAATTATAGACAGAATTATGCCTAAGATGGATGGACTTGAAATACTCAGAAAAATAAGAGCAGAATATGACCGAAAAAGGTACCTTTGCTTTATGTTGACGAGTAGAGGGTCAGAGGCAGATATTGCCTTAGCTATTCAAAAAGGAGCAAATGACTATATGACGAAACCGTTTAGTTTAAAAGAATTACAAGTGCGTATAAAAAGACTTTTAAGAGGAATTCGATAA
- a CDS encoding response regulator transcription factor, translating to MNILVCDDDKAIVDAIEIYLENEGYKIFKAFNGIEAIEVIRDHEIHLIIMDIMMPKMDGIRATMKIRAENNIPLIMLSAKSEDYDKIIGLNIGADDYITKPFNPLELIARVKSQLRRYTTLGGLETRSNVYQTGGLVIDDESKTITVDGEDVHLTPVQYKMLKFLIENAGKVFSIEEIYEKVWNETAHSPENTVSVHIRKIREKIEINPKEPKYLKVVWGVGYKVEKI from the coding sequence ATGAATATATTAGTTTGTGATGATGATAAAGCAATTGTCGATGCGATAGAAATCTATTTAGAAAATGAAGGCTATAAAATATTTAAAGCTTTTAATGGAATAGAAGCAATAGAAGTAATCAGAGATCATGAGATCCATCTTATTATTATGGATATTATGATGCCTAAGATGGATGGGATTAGAGCTACCATGAAGATTAGAGCAGAAAATAATATCCCATTGATCATGCTTTCGGCTAAATCTGAGGATTATGACAAAATAATTGGACTAAATATAGGGGCTGATGACTATATCACCAAGCCATTTAATCCCTTGGAGCTGATAGCGAGGGTTAAATCTCAACTGAGAAGATATACAACCCTGGGAGGTCTTGAAACGAGGAGCAATGTATACCAGACTGGGGGACTTGTGATCGACGATGAAAGTAAAACAATCACCGTCGATGGGGAGGACGTCCATCTTACACCGGTACAATATAAGATGTTAAAGTTTCTGATTGAAAACGCTGGAAAAGTATTCTCAATCGAGGAGATCTATGAGAAGGTTTGGAATGAAACGGCGCATAGTCCGGAAAATACGGTGTCTGTTCATATAAGAAAAATCCGAGAGAAAATAGAAATAAATCCGAAAGAGCCAAAATATTTGAAGGTGGTGTGGGGAGTTGGATATAAAGTTGAAAAAATATAG
- a CDS encoding tyrosine-type recombinase/integrase → MVKKPTVESSVKMVLEALEKAGYCQSTIHSFKRVYERLLKSAAIMGTETLTQELVEHFVNDSADRRTGQYCHSRKKLHTSCIRKLREYEERGYFGWQPSRDSKVDKPSTIKFQDLHIHFLAFLQEEKKSKNTIESYRNTSCKFLIFIEKLGYTELKAVPLKSIYKFFDELRETWDSGSLRTAASGLRSFLRFAEGGNRLIAAVPDKLLRKRTIIPVLTEEEERAVWDVLQTDAVSSRDKAIILLSLLTGIRAVDILNLRLKDIDWQGDVINIVQQKTNEPLVLPLLPAIGNALVRYLTNDRPKSDSSCVFLSRNAPHVPLKEHSSCYTIVRKIFTCAGVRVNNELKGTRLLRHHVASKMLKNGVAIQTISSTLGHVNPNSADVYLSTDEEKMRDCALTLAVIPMKVKGLK, encoded by the coding sequence ATGGTAAAGAAACCAACTGTGGAAAGTAGTGTAAAAATGGTACTTGAAGCGCTTGAAAAAGCAGGTTATTGTCAATCAACGATTCATAGTTTCAAAAGGGTATATGAAAGACTGTTGAAGTCTGCCGCTATCATGGGGACAGAAACTTTAACTCAAGAATTGGTTGAGCATTTCGTGAATGATTCTGCAGACAGAAGGACAGGACAATACTGCCATTCACGTAAAAAGCTACACACTTCATGCATAAGAAAATTAAGGGAATATGAAGAAAGAGGCTATTTTGGCTGGCAACCAAGCAGGGATAGTAAGGTCGATAAGCCCTCAACTATTAAATTCCAGGACCTTCATATCCATTTTCTAGCGTTTCTACAAGAGGAGAAAAAAAGTAAAAATACTATAGAATCGTATCGAAATACTTCCTGCAAGTTCCTTATTTTTATTGAAAAATTGGGCTATACCGAGTTGAAAGCTGTCCCTCTTAAATCAATCTATAAGTTTTTTGATGAACTAAGAGAAACCTGGGACTCTGGAAGTCTTCGAACGGCGGCCTCCGGATTAAGATCATTTTTGCGTTTTGCAGAAGGTGGAAACAGACTTATTGCAGCCGTTCCTGATAAACTCCTGAGAAAAAGGACAATTATTCCCGTATTAACGGAGGAGGAAGAACGGGCTGTATGGGATGTATTACAAACCGATGCTGTATCTTCAAGGGACAAAGCTATTATATTATTATCGCTTCTTACTGGAATCAGGGCCGTGGATATTTTGAACTTAAGGTTAAAAGATATAGATTGGCAAGGGGATGTTATTAACATAGTCCAACAGAAGACGAATGAGCCTTTAGTTTTACCCCTTCTTCCTGCAATCGGCAATGCATTAGTAAGGTATCTCACGAATGACCGTCCTAAATCAGATTCATCGTGCGTATTTTTATCTCGAAATGCCCCACATGTACCGTTGAAAGAACATTCGAGTTGTTACACCATAGTAAGAAAAATATTTACATGTGCAGGAGTAAGAGTTAACAACGAACTTAAAGGCACCCGCCTCCTTAGACATCATGTCGCCTCAAAAATGTTAAAAAATGGGGTTGCCATACAAACAATTTCATCAACACTTGGGCATGTCAACCCAAACTCAGCCGACGTTTATCTGTCTACTGACGAAGAAAAGATGCGTGATTGTGCATTAACCTTAGCCGTCATTCCTATGAAAGTGAAGGGGCTCAAATGA
- a CDS encoding tyrosine-type recombinase/integrase, which translates to MMKSRKQIEPEFWHYARSFLHVYLPKVRNLSQNTINSYKKSMSYFIDYLEIQKGIERQDITFDFLNRKHIKDYFVWMNEVQNLAAKTCNLRLTALKSFMEYCADEDITLVAIYNDVRSVRGMKEHKKSILYMTNEAIEALLKTPKTDTQKGRRNRMMFIMLYDTAARAQELVDITLRDLHIINVKTPFVTLTGKGNKSRNVPLMEKTVAHIKRYLQEFHPHPNTDGGAPLFYSMRDGKPHALSTDTINLLLGQYANQARMICPEIPRHVHCHLIRKTRAMTLYRKGMPLTVIMEMLGHESLSTTSNFYAFATLDMIHEAIKKTSPEAVEESPLWKTKDIRKLIYSLD; encoded by the coding sequence ATGATGAAGAGTAGAAAGCAGATTGAGCCCGAATTTTGGCATTATGCTCGTAGCTTCCTTCATGTATACCTGCCCAAGGTAAGAAACCTTAGCCAAAACACAATAAATTCGTATAAGAAGTCCATGAGTTACTTTATTGATTACTTGGAAATCCAAAAAGGGATTGAACGACAGGACATTACGTTTGACTTTCTAAATAGGAAACACATTAAAGATTATTTTGTCTGGATGAATGAAGTGCAAAATCTAGCAGCCAAAACATGCAACCTTCGATTGACTGCACTAAAATCGTTCATGGAGTATTGCGCAGACGAGGATATTACGCTTGTTGCAATATACAACGATGTTCGTAGCGTTCGCGGAATGAAGGAACACAAAAAGTCCATATTATATATGACAAATGAAGCTATTGAAGCATTATTAAAAACGCCTAAAACAGATACACAAAAGGGAAGACGCAATCGCATGATGTTCATTATGTTGTATGATACGGCTGCCAGAGCGCAGGAACTTGTAGATATTACCCTTCGGGATCTGCACATTATCAACGTCAAAACACCTTTCGTTACGCTAACCGGTAAAGGCAACAAAAGTCGTAATGTGCCCCTGATGGAGAAAACTGTTGCTCACATCAAGCGTTATCTTCAGGAATTCCATCCGCATCCAAACACAGATGGCGGGGCTCCATTGTTCTATTCGATGAGGGATGGGAAGCCTCATGCCTTGTCTACGGATACGATAAATCTCCTTTTAGGTCAATATGCAAACCAGGCAAGAATGATTTGTCCTGAAATCCCACGGCATGTTCACTGCCACTTAATCAGGAAAACAAGAGCTATGACGTTATACCGAAAAGGTATGCCCCTCACAGTCATCATGGAAATGCTTGGTCATGAAAGTCTTTCAACAACATCAAACTTCTATGCTTTTGCAACGTTGGATATGATTCATGAAGCCATAAAGAAAACAAGCCCTGAGGCAGTGGAAGAATCCCCGCTTTGGAAAACCAAGGATATAAGAAAACTGATTTATAGTCTGGACTAA
- a CDS encoding IS1380 family transposase yields MATLPQLTLDFNRKIKLSNDGGELSSDTGEFLFREFDEKINFSSTLARFLNLKDNRRYYVHSNENLLRQKIYQIIAGYTDDDNADQLTRDPVFTQIIGTNALASQPSLSRFFRRFDDQSMEELNQANQELIDKVHQLRESKAVIFDLDSTHSDTYGDQEAAAYNTHYGTVGFHPLVAFDGVTGDFLKAKLRPGNVYTSNGVVDFIQPLIEHYNEKFPETTPFLRGDSGFAVPALYDLCERESVYYVIRLKSNAILQRIADELHPPSIISDVSKTEIYYEETIYQANSWSKPRKVIIKSVRPAGELLFSHSFFVTNLVDAFSPEAIVLTYQKRGTMENYIKEAKNGFGFDKMNSHSFQVNEVKMMLSLLAYNLTNWLRTLCFPEGQKTMQIETIRTRIIKVASKLVKSGRSLYFKLASSFVYQEFFWNVLQRVQRLKIV; encoded by the coding sequence ATGGCTACTTTACCTCAATTAACACTTGATTTCAATCGAAAAATTAAACTTTCTAACGACGGAGGAGAACTCTCATCCGATACTGGAGAATTCCTTTTTAGAGAATTCGATGAAAAGATAAATTTTTCTTCTACATTAGCACGCTTTTTAAACCTAAAAGACAATAGACGCTACTATGTTCATTCGAATGAAAATTTACTTCGTCAAAAGATTTATCAAATCATTGCTGGTTATACCGATGATGATAATGCCGACCAATTAACGAGAGATCCTGTGTTTACTCAAATCATTGGTACAAATGCATTGGCTTCTCAGCCGAGTTTGTCTCGCTTTTTTAGACGTTTCGACGATCAATCTATGGAAGAATTGAATCAAGCCAACCAAGAGCTTATTGATAAAGTGCACCAACTCAGGGAGTCGAAGGCAGTCATTTTTGATTTGGATTCTACACATTCCGATACTTATGGAGATCAAGAAGCTGCGGCTTACAATACTCATTATGGAACAGTCGGTTTTCATCCATTAGTTGCCTTTGATGGTGTAACAGGTGATTTCCTCAAAGCAAAGCTACGACCTGGAAACGTGTATACGTCCAATGGTGTAGTGGATTTTATTCAACCACTCATTGAGCATTACAACGAAAAGTTTCCTGAGACAACACCTTTTCTTCGGGGTGATAGTGGTTTCGCTGTCCCTGCTTTATATGATTTGTGCGAAAGAGAGAGCGTTTATTACGTTATTCGTCTGAAATCAAATGCAATTCTGCAACGAATCGCAGATGAACTCCATCCTCCGTCTATCATTTCCGATGTTTCCAAGACGGAAATTTATTATGAAGAAACCATCTATCAAGCAAACTCTTGGTCGAAACCTAGAAAAGTAATTATCAAATCGGTACGCCCAGCGGGCGAATTACTGTTTTCCCATTCCTTCTTTGTGACAAATTTAGTAGATGCCTTTTCTCCTGAAGCAATCGTTCTTACTTATCAAAAAAGAGGAACGATGGAAAACTACATCAAGGAAGCCAAGAATGGGTTCGGTTTTGATAAAATGAATAGCCATTCTTTCCAAGTAAACGAAGTAAAAATGATGTTGAGTCTATTAGCTTATAACTTAACAAACTGGTTGCGTACCCTCTGTTTTCCTGAAGGACAAAAGACCATGCAAATCGAGACCATACGCACCCGAATTATTAAAGTTGCCAGTAAACTAGTGAAGTCAGGACGTTCTCTGTACTTTAAGCTCGCTTCGAGTTTCGTTTACCAAGAATTCTTTTGGAATGTACTTCAACGAGTTCAGAGACTGAAAATAGTGTAA
- a CDS encoding Mu transposase C-terminal domain-containing protein, with protein MDTSFKPEAYDLIETGRISSIEELNRYFYIWTQSIYHERIHGETKQTPIQRWEECDHPTVTVSFTDLQQAFYWEEERKVDKTGCISFQGNKYEVDQELVGEKITIRFDPHDLEHLEVWFQDKQMNDAKPLNLLRAQHEKATYPDEVVLGEKSGLNFLELSAPHFEQKQKKQRGSLSYQTLMEDKTI; from the coding sequence GTGGATACCTCATTTAAACCAGAAGCTTACGACTTGATTGAAACCGGTAGGATTTCATCCATCGAAGAGTTAAACCGTTATTTTTATATTTGGACTCAATCAATCTATCACGAACGTATCCATGGTGAAACAAAGCAAACGCCCATACAACGTTGGGAAGAGTGCGACCATCCAACTGTTACTGTATCCTTTACGGACCTTCAACAAGCATTTTATTGGGAAGAAGAACGAAAAGTTGATAAAACAGGATGTATATCATTTCAAGGAAATAAGTACGAGGTGGATCAGGAATTAGTCGGTGAAAAAATTACGATACGGTTTGATCCACATGATTTAGAACATCTGGAAGTATGGTTTCAAGACAAACAAATGAATGATGCAAAACCACTCAATCTCTTACGAGCCCAACATGAAAAAGCAACGTATCCAGATGAGGTTGTCCTAGGAGAAAAGTCAGGATTAAATTTTCTTGAATTATCAGCACCGCATTTTGAACAAAAGCAAAAAAAGCAACGAGGGTCGTTAAGTTATCAAACATTAATGGAGGATAAAACAATATGA